The segment CTTGAGGCTAATGAAAAGATTTGTTTCCCAATAGGAAACACAAAAGAAGTCCTCTTCAAGTCCCATCTAAACACCACAGAGTTACATTCACGAAACAGCTAACCTAGAGACTAACAATGAATCCAAGTAGTCAAGTCTCTTCCTTGTTCAATCTCCCAAATGATCTTTCAGCGAATATCTTCTGTTCCCGAGCTTTCTTCTTTGCTAAGGCTTCTTCATCGAGTATTTGAACAGGAAACCACTCAGGCAACTTGATCGAATCCTTGTTACGGTAGTTCTCCAACATTTCTTTTGCTTTATGGCCGGCATAGTTAGATGCAGTGCCCATAGCAGCAAAAATGACAGAGTACCGCAATGCACCATATGGACCTCCTGGAAATTAATGATAGAGTCCTTTCAGTAGATTCAGATGACAGAGTTATCATTCTCATTTTCAGCTTCTTGAGAGTAGTATTAAAGACAATCAAATCTTCAGGGAGTATCATACAGAGGAAGACAGAGTGAAATAGAATAGAAGAACCTTGAAGTCTTCCAAGCAAAGCACCACTGAAAAGCCCTCCAATAGTTGAGTTCAACACATCATCATGTGCTGATCTTCGAGTTATCCTCACAAACTCACGAGCTcctaacaaaaaaagaaagaaaagacaaaaagatTACACTGACATCAAACAAGGTCCACATTGTAAACATAACAGTCGAATCCAATAGTGAGGAGGACACAAATGGAGAAAGAGCAGACACGCTTTAAAGAGATTGTTGTTGCACATTACAGCAAAGATTAGGTACCGCAATAGCAACCAGCGACGATGGCGAAGTTGGTGGCATAAATAGTGGGAATATTGGGATAAGCTTTGCGGTGTTTAGAGACTAAACCAGCTCCTCCTCCAATAACTCCTGCACATTAATTAACATTCTTTTCAGACAACACATGTTCTAGTACTTTTATGCTATGATTTCTCAATTAATCCTTATGAACATCTTTTCAGACAATACTACATTACATGTTCTACTGCTTATGAGCCTATGATCCACACAACAACAAGCTGCAGAATAATaatccaaaaccaaaaccaaaggcTTCTAATTTGGATACTCAGAAAGAGATGAAGCTAATGTtacagaagaagaaagaagaagcagTGAGAGCAATGCGCGGAACCTGCGAGAAGGGTAGTGATCAAAACACGCTTCGTCGGAGTAGTTGGCTGCACAATCGTCGTCGGAGGAGATAACGGCTGATTCTTTCGTTCACCGGCCGCCATTTTGACTCTACAACGGGGCTAGAGAATCCCCTCTCGGAACGCGGGCGGACAGTCCAATCTCACTGATGTATTCTTTGATTCGGGTTGATCCGAACCTGACGTTGAACCCTAATCCCGGACTCGAACTTGACTCCATCTTAACTCTTACTTAATTGACAAATGATCCTGCTCGATTCTTGAAATTTCACTTTGTTCCCAAATGTTTCAAACAAATTGGAAACTGGCccgttttctttcttttacctTTAGTGGGAAGACTAGctattttcccaaaaaaaaatatcatatagcACAATATTTCTTCCAAACTATCACTTCAtctatttatactattatctatgaaatgattttgctgatttgtcacatTCTCCATGATTCTaggtaattttgcttatttatcatattcttattagttcttagattaaatcatcaatttattaatttatatataaagtgattttgttgatttgtcacattctccataattttagctaattttgcttattagtttttagattaaatcatcaatttattaatttagataatataaatattttgaactttctaattaatttaaataatataaatatctcAAAATTTCTAATTgtaattatgattataattattttaactttcacgagattcttattagtttttagcttaaatcattaatatattaattaaaataatataactatttcaaacATTCTTAATTGgaattacaattataattatCAAGTTAGGACCaattcttattttcatatgatgtaagATGTTTTAAATTCTATAGTTTAATTTTTCTAATTCATTCCAAGTTGTTTTGATTGTAGTTTTTGACATTTGTATTTATGtacttttgatatttgcattttCTTTAGTTGGAGttctatgtttttcttctttcttagtGTTTGAAAGACTATGAACAAATCGTTTGTTACATGGAATTTGAAATTATGTTCATAACTTCGGTAATTATTTCATGTGTATGTTTTATTACTGtttaatctataagaaaaatatgttttgatatTAAGTTTAGTTGTATATGTAATCATGTTATGAACATGTGTTTAATGGTTTATTTCTAAAACGgctaaatagatatattttaatgaataattagatttatcattatataattaaccataaattaactttaataataaaactgtcattttctatttttctttaagATGAGTCGATGTATATATTGATCAAGTAAACaaatgaaagttttttttaa is part of the Raphanus sativus cultivar WK10039 chromosome 5, ASM80110v3, whole genome shotgun sequence genome and harbors:
- the LOC108859254 gene encoding uncharacterized protein LOC108859254 codes for the protein MAAGERKNQPLSPPTTIVQPTTPTKRVLITTLLAGVIGGGAGLVSKHRKAYPNIPTIYATNFAIVAGCYCGAREFVRITRRSAHDDVLNSTIGGLFSGALLGRLQGGPYGALRYSVIFAAMGTASNYAGHKAKEMLENYRNKDSIKLPEWFPVQILDEEALAKKKAREQKIFAERSFGRLNKEET